The genomic interval AGATCTTCATGCCGGCGGCAGTTTTCCAGTTTTGTGCGACATGGAAGTCCAGGGCGGAGGATGGACCCTCCTGCAGCTCCGGAAAGACGGCGGTGTCAGCTTCAACCGCACCTGGGCCGAGTACCGGTCAGGTTTCGGGGAGTTGCTGAAAGGAGGGGAGTTCTGGTTGGGGAACCAACACATCCACCTCCTGACTCGGAGCAGGGACATGACACTGCGGGTGGAGCTGGAGGACTTCTCCGGGATAGCGGGTTACGCTGAATACGAGCACTTCAAGGTAGCGAGTGAAAGGATGCGCTTCAAGCTGACGTTGGGGGGTTACTCCGGCACAGCGGGGAACGCGCTCCGCTTCAGCTCCACCTTCGACCACAGCAACCAGGCCTTCACCACTCCAGACCGGGATAACGATCGCTACCCATCAGGAAATTGCGGGGCTTATTACAGCTCCGGCTGGTGGTTTAATGCATGCATGGCTGCTAACCTCAACGGGAGGTATTATAAAGGGAAGTACAAGGGGGTACGAGATGGCATCTACTGGGGCGCATGGCACAACATTTCCTCTGAGTTGTACCCCACAAATGAAAGGCTGTCTTTTAAAACAGTCAGGATGATGATCAGACCAAAAGAGTTTTTAACATGAACATTCTATTACATACTACCCAAGAAAGATTGCATTATTGGGGTTTCTGgttttatttattgtgtatttttgtttatccAGAAAGTTGACCCCTTAGCCATATTACCCTACTGTTTATGAGTAGTGGAATTTCATAACAATCACTAAATCTGACAGTCACTATTAACTCATCACAAAACAGTAATCATGAAACGCCTGCTGGCCTCTTTGTCGCAATGCTTCTCCCTAGTGGAAACCTTTGATTCTGCAGTGAATTGTATGCTGAAATAAACAGGGGTCCACAGTTTTTGACGGATTTACAAGTATAAAACAACCAAATGCAATACAGTAAATCCGGTGGTAACTGAGCACAAACCAATTGCCCTGTGTAATGTGATCGTTGAGGATGTACATAGTGTTTATAAAAGGTCTTCttttcgttttttgtttcccattgttatttttttaaaccaattataTAAAATTTCAAAGCAGAGTGCAATTTATTGTATTTGATTGTTTTCTTATATTATTGAGAATACATATTGTTTGAAAGACTGAGATTTGTCTTTGCTTCTTTtgagtaaatgttttttttgggtcTGTGTTAACTGTTATTTACTCATTTTTCTGTTAATGCTTAGAGATTTATTTCACAAAAATGCTAATGACTTCCTGAATTATTGAAAGATTTGCAAATTGTTTGGTTAACTAGGTTGTGATTAAGGAtggatgtctaaaaaaaaaaaaaaaaaaaaaaaaaaaggtatatcTTTTTACAACAACTCTAGCATTTATGAAAAACGAAGCCATTTGAAAATTGGTTCGAAAccgagcagttttttttttaaagtacagactatacagggtgattaaaaaagaatgtgccaaaatcatgcatttattcattttaaaataatttaaatagactgaattattaattaattataattaattaattacaattaattgataatttaatcagattttaaagtattttcaacaagtaagtaattttaacaaattaaaagtcttgatgttgtccgtgccgctggttgtggtgaaaagcatgaaaataaaaacttgaagttatatacagtacttgtaTCCAGctagttattgtttttttgttttttttgtttttttttttttacttttcattttttaaatatactgaTTGGGGACCGTATCTACACACAAGACACGGACGCAGATGTAGATAGATATTAAATATAAGATGTAGATAGATATTAAATATAAGGCTAGATGTCAAAGGCGTAAGGCGTAAGTGGCAGGTGACCATCTTGCGTCGGGGGAATTCCTATACTGGTGGCCGTCAATTGGAGTTTTTCCACTAAAATATTCTAAAACAGCTCAGTTCTTGActtttacagattgctaaaacaTTCTAAAATCGCTCAGTTCTTGACAGTTAAAATTTGTTTGgctcttaaaaataaaataaaataaaagcgaAGGAGAAAAATAAATGTACCATGTTTTTTAAGAATACAATTAATTTTCTGCATCTTTGAAGTTTATATGAAAAAGTCTTTTAAAAATTGAGCAATCATTACAAAGTACACGCCTCATATTTACCGAACGGCCCCGAGAcaaaatggccgacaaatgATAGCTCTCGTTGCCTAGCTAGCGGGGTGGCTAACTTCAGGCGGAAGTCTGAGAACGTCATCAGTATATGGCTGATACGTAACTTGCTGGCAGGGTTGCTGCAGCGTGACAATGACACCCTTGGCTAATTTGTGTTAACATACTAAAATTAACCCAGCGTTAATAATTCACCATGCTACTCTGGAGCTCGCGGTGCAGTATCGGACTCGCACACTCCTGGTGTCGGACAGCCGCCCGACACCGGCGTTGCACTCATCGATACCGCTTTCTCTTCACGTCTTTCGGCAAATTAGCCAAAGAGGACGGCGAGGTTCAGGCGAACCGCCCGCAGCCGCTGAAGGAATGGAGCCTAGAGGTCAGTCCCTTCAGCACGCTGCGAGCACGGCTTGGATGTAGCATCTCCGTCGGACCCCTTGACCCGCACGCCTTCCCTGAAGCGGACCGAGCCTTCATCCTGGTCCGCGGAGAGGAGAATTTAAAAGACGTGGAAGGATTCCACGTACAGTACAACGACCAGGACAAGGAGTTGCTCATCTCGACAGAAAAGGCTAATGGCAGCTTGTCTGTTGATGTTTCAATACCCATCAAGAGCAGTaagttcacaatgcaatgcagtaAAGTACAACAGTAACATACTAGAATTTTGTGTCCAGATATCTTCATAAGCACCCACGCCGAAGGCAACGTGCAGGTGAAGAACATTGAGTGTGACATCTGCAAGGTGTACACAGAAAAAGGCAACTGTTTACTGCGTTCAGTCAAGGTCCGTCACCAATACAACTCActagttgccattgacagcgataaatgcccaatttatttgaattgggagggctgATCTCAGTTATCtgtctattgtcgtcaatggcagtgaataagtcAACAACATCCTGCTAAACATTGCAACATTTCGTATGTTTTTCCTCAGGGCCATCAGGTGGAGGTGCGTTCAGGTGGAGATGTCACAGGCGAAGGCACTATCCATGGCAATGTGGACATTAGCGCTTTTGGAAAAGGGGTAAGACAACACAACGCAGTTTAGTGTTGTACTGATACCGTTTGATATTGGCCCATGCCGATACTGTACCGATATCTCACTGCTCGAAATAATACACAAAATAGTTTTGTGgagattatcattttttttaaactatcatgtttttacattgtactatcatctaaaaatatatacagtggtacctgtacttacgaaattaattggttctggaagtagtttcataAATTAAACATTCTGTAAGTAGTGACGCGTTTTCCACGTAAACACCCTAATCTGTTCTAATCCCcctaaaattcagacataagtcttttataatgcataaaatgcatcaaacatgtaacaaatacatgttacagttAGATTATTACACAATAAACATTAAAGTACCtgtgacacaataaaaaaaatcttaaatagcattattatttgaaggaaaatcatattttgagacgattcgactatatacaacaatttggtaaAGCGCAGATTATGAGAAAGGAGTCTTTTAAATTGCCGTTTAGCCCCTCCTGTCATTGTAGCGTTCTGGCGCCTACATCTGGGTGATGATGTCGGCGGAGTAGTGATTtcagaattcagcccaatggaggaggaagcgtttttcagcgattctggttcaagtgtggatcGTTCAAGTAGTATTGTTGATCCAGAGGAAACCTGTGGCATACAGCCATATATGTTtgagtcgtatttggaggagcaGTAAGATTCAGAATGACAACAAACACGAGGCTGATGACTACAGCATActgtaaaatgt from Corythoichthys intestinalis isolate RoL2023-P3 chromosome 5, ASM3026506v1, whole genome shotgun sequence carries:
- the fam185a gene encoding protein FAM185A — encoded protein: MLLWSSRCSIGLAHSWCRTAARHRRCTHRYRFLFTSFGKLAKEDGEVQANRPQPLKEWSLEVSPFSTLRARLGCSISVGPLDPHAFPEADRAFILVRGEENLKDVEGFHVQYNDQDKELLISTEKANGSLSVDVSIPIKSNIFISTHAEGNVQVKNIECDICKVYTEKGNCLLRSVKGHQVEVRSGGDVTGEGTIHGNVDISAFGKGAVRVKKLQGTEMKVSTEHGDLAVKAIYAQSSCVSSHTGKVELGLVHGDATVKNTSGHTLIDGSNGLLKVSSQSGDIDVYVGDGASSELISTEGTMCVRVPPSLQADVELCGAKVDVSRDVKLLHIQENTAEKQTRLTGYMNSDGPALQRIKVTTESGSVSLRTQSWFQSLKLGG